One Desulfobulbus propionicus DSM 2032 DNA segment encodes these proteins:
- a CDS encoding DnaJ C-terminal domain-containing protein, whose protein sequence is MEYYQILGVAKTASADEIKKAYRKLALKYHPDKNPGDKQAEEKFKEISEAYAVLSDPEKRQQYDTFGSTGFKQRYSQEDIFRNFDLNDILRQFGFGGGFRSGGGAFHTSGFRGAGGGSPFDNLFGQGGMRGGCGGCGPQPVKGSDLTYEMTVTLEDVLHGAEKTISLRQGGQPQNVSVKIPKGIEDGKRLRLSGKGAPSSSGGPAGDLYLKVHVAEHPVFQRAEEDLVVEHRIPFSEACLGTTIEVTTLDGKKFNVKVPAGVQQEAKLRIKGHGLPTGPIGHRGDLLVKIAVRIPKTLSSEQEEAVKGLAAVGL, encoded by the coding sequence ATGGAGTATTATCAAATTCTTGGCGTGGCAAAAACAGCCAGCGCCGACGAGATAAAAAAGGCCTACCGCAAATTGGCCCTCAAATACCATCCAGACAAGAACCCCGGCGACAAGCAGGCCGAGGAAAAGTTCAAGGAGATCAGCGAGGCCTATGCGGTACTCTCTGATCCGGAGAAACGGCAGCAGTACGACACCTTCGGTTCAACCGGATTCAAGCAGCGCTATTCCCAGGAAGACATCTTCCGCAATTTCGATCTCAACGATATTCTCCGCCAGTTTGGCTTTGGCGGCGGGTTCCGCAGCGGTGGCGGAGCCTTTCATACCAGCGGCTTTCGTGGCGCAGGCGGCGGTTCGCCGTTCGACAACCTGTTCGGACAGGGGGGGATGCGCGGCGGTTGCGGCGGTTGCGGTCCGCAACCGGTCAAGGGCAGCGACCTCACCTACGAGATGACCGTCACCCTGGAGGATGTGCTCCATGGGGCGGAAAAGACCATCAGTCTGCGTCAGGGCGGGCAGCCCCAGAATGTTTCGGTCAAGATCCCCAAGGGGATTGAGGACGGCAAGCGATTACGGCTGTCCGGCAAGGGGGCGCCCTCCTCGTCGGGCGGCCCGGCCGGAGATCTGTACCTCAAGGTGCATGTGGCCGAGCATCCGGTGTTTCAGCGAGCTGAAGAAGACCTGGTGGTCGAACATCGCATTCCGTTCAGCGAGGCCTGCCTGGGAACCACCATCGAGGTGACCACCCTGGACGGCAAGAAATTCAACGTCAAGGTGCCGGCCGGCGTGCAACAGGAGGCCAAGCTGCGGATCAAGGGGCATGGCCTGCCCACCGGCCCCATCGGCCATCGCGGTGATCTGTTGGTGAAAATAGCGGTCCGTATTCCCAAAACCCTGTCCTCGGAGCAGGAAGAAGCGGTCAAGGGATTGGCTGCGGTTGGTTTGTAA
- a CDS encoding extracellular solute-binding protein, with translation MIRTLLTQCVILCCLLLFRPPASAQAAHGVSIDGKLKYPKGFARFDYTAPQAKSGGTLVLHDLGSFEKMNPFTLKGAAPQGLTPYVFETLAVPSLDEPFAEYGLIAEDIELAADRKSVTFTLNPNARFSDGSPVTAEDIKFSLDTLKSEQAHPFYQMYFHDIDGADVLDPRKIRFRFARPNRELHMIAGQLPVLSKRFYSRHPFSPNDGQGAMTVPVGTGPYVVAEVLPGKSITYKKNPDYWAKDLGVRKGMFNFETIVVKYFKDPVVSVEAFKAGEFDFMMVNIAKQWNRDLTGRRFDSGELIKQTFPHKNNAGIQGFAFNTRRPLFNDRLVRRALGLVFDFEWTNKTLFFSQYTRNNSYFSNSTYAATGLPEGDELKLLEPFRNQLPPEVFSQPLVPPSTDPPASLRANMQEAKGLLEQAGWTIKDGVLVNGRGERFRFEILLVDTAFERVIAPYAANLKKMGIEVSYRTIDPALYTDRIKNFDFDMAVTSFGQSQSPGNEQRDYWTSAAADRKGSRNITGIKSAAVDALVDTIIYADTQEALTMACRALDRVLWHGYYLIPNWYLGNHRLAYAAKLKHPEQLPLYYSHDQWLDTWWIE, from the coding sequence ATGATCCGCACGCTTCTGACACAATGTGTCATCCTGTGTTGCTTGTTGCTTTTCCGCCCGCCGGCGAGCGCGCAAGCCGCCCACGGGGTGAGCATCGATGGCAAGCTCAAATATCCCAAAGGGTTTGCGCGGTTCGACTATACCGCACCCCAGGCCAAGAGCGGCGGCACCCTGGTGCTGCACGATCTGGGCAGCTTCGAGAAGATGAATCCCTTTACCCTCAAGGGGGCCGCGCCCCAGGGGCTGACGCCCTATGTGTTTGAGACCCTGGCCGTGCCGAGTTTGGATGAACCCTTTGCCGAATACGGCTTGATCGCCGAGGATATCGAACTGGCAGCCGACAGGAAATCGGTCACCTTCACCCTCAATCCCAACGCCCGCTTTTCCGACGGTTCGCCGGTGACCGCCGAGGATATCAAGTTTTCCCTCGATACCTTGAAAAGCGAACAGGCCCACCCGTTCTATCAGATGTATTTTCACGACATCGACGGCGCGGACGTCCTTGATCCACGTAAAATCCGTTTCCGCTTTGCCCGGCCCAACCGAGAATTGCACATGATCGCAGGCCAGTTACCGGTATTGAGCAAGCGGTTTTACAGCCGTCACCCTTTCAGCCCCAATGACGGCCAGGGCGCGATGACCGTGCCGGTGGGCACCGGTCCCTATGTGGTAGCCGAGGTGCTGCCGGGCAAATCGATCACCTACAAGAAGAATCCCGACTACTGGGCCAAGGACCTGGGAGTGCGCAAGGGGATGTTCAACTTCGAAACCATTGTGGTCAAGTATTTCAAGGACCCAGTGGTCAGCGTCGAGGCGTTCAAGGCCGGTGAATTCGATTTCATGATGGTCAACATCGCCAAACAGTGGAACCGGGACCTGACCGGTCGCCGCTTCGATTCCGGCGAACTGATCAAACAGACCTTTCCCCACAAGAACAACGCCGGTATCCAGGGGTTTGCCTTCAACACCCGCAGGCCGCTGTTCAACGACCGGTTGGTGCGCCGGGCGCTGGGCCTGGTCTTTGACTTTGAATGGACCAACAAAACCCTGTTTTTTTCCCAATATACCCGCAACAACTCTTATTTTTCCAACTCCACCTACGCGGCCACCGGTCTGCCCGAAGGCGACGAGCTGAAGCTGCTGGAACCTTTCCGCAACCAGTTGCCCCCCGAGGTCTTCAGCCAGCCGCTGGTGCCTCCTTCGACTGATCCGCCGGCCAGTTTGCGGGCCAACATGCAAGAGGCCAAAGGCTTGTTGGAACAGGCCGGCTGGACCATCAAGGACGGGGTTTTGGTCAATGGACGGGGGGAGCGGTTTCGCTTCGAGATTCTGCTGGTCGATACGGCCTTTGAACGGGTGATCGCCCCGTATGCGGCCAATCTGAAGAAGATGGGAATCGAGGTAAGCTACCGGACCATTGATCCGGCTCTCTATACTGATCGGATCAAGAATTTTGATTTCGACATGGCGGTCACCTCGTTTGGTCAATCACAATCACCGGGCAACGAGCAACGCGATTACTGGACCAGTGCGGCGGCCGATCGCAAGGGCTCGCGCAATATTACCGGCATCAAGAGCGCGGCGGTGGATGCGTTGGTTGATACCATTATCTACGCTGACACCCAGGAGGCCTTGACCATGGCCTGCCGGGCGCTGGACAGAGTATTGTGGCATGGTTATTATCTGATCCCGAATTGGTATCTGGGCAATCACCGTCTGGCTTACGCAGCCAAACTCAAGCACCCGGAACAACTCCCTCTTTACTATAGCCACGATCAGTGGCTCGACACGTGGTGGATCGAGTGA
- a CDS encoding 3-isopropylmalate dehydratase large subunit — MGQTITEKIFAAHLRDTPTPGNMVLDIDVIMCHEITTPIAIMDLMEKGMDRVCDPSRIKAVIDHVTPPKDSKTATQAKIMRDWARRHNIKDFFDIGRNGVCHALFPEKGFIRPGNTVIMGDSHTCTHGAFGAFAAGVGTTDLEVGILKGVCAFRAPKSLKIEVIGTLPKGVVAKDIILNIIKQLTVNGGTDMVIEFCGPVIDAMSMASRMTLCNMAVEAGATSGVCQPDLVTAQYLWPFIQDEYASPEAAAQDFAKWRSDADAVYERVLTVDVSTLAPQVTYGFKPDLVKDVTEMEGTKIDQVYIGSCTNGRIEDIREAAAIIKGKTIADSVRGILVPATPAIYSQALEEGLIKIFMDSGFCVLNPTCGACLGMSSGVLADGEVCASTTNRNFNGRMGKGGTVHLMSPASAAAAAVTGTITDPRRFLH, encoded by the coding sequence ATGGGACAGACCATCACTGAAAAAATCTTTGCCGCCCACCTGCGGGATACCCCGACACCGGGCAACATGGTGCTCGACATCGATGTCATCATGTGCCACGAAATCACCACCCCCATCGCCATCATGGATCTGATGGAAAAGGGGATGGATCGGGTCTGCGATCCCTCCCGGATCAAGGCGGTGATCGACCACGTCACCCCACCCAAGGACTCCAAGACCGCCACCCAGGCCAAGATCATGCGCGACTGGGCCCGACGGCACAACATCAAGGATTTCTTCGACATCGGCCGCAACGGCGTCTGCCATGCCCTCTTCCCGGAGAAGGGCTTCATCCGCCCCGGCAACACGGTGATCATGGGCGACTCGCACACCTGCACCCATGGGGCCTTCGGTGCCTTTGCCGCCGGCGTCGGCACCACCGACCTGGAAGTGGGCATCCTCAAGGGAGTCTGCGCCTTCCGCGCCCCCAAGTCGCTCAAGATCGAGGTGATCGGCACCCTACCCAAGGGCGTGGTGGCCAAGGACATCATCCTCAATATCATCAAGCAACTGACCGTGAACGGCGGCACCGACATGGTGATCGAGTTCTGTGGGCCGGTGATCGATGCCATGAGCATGGCCTCGCGCATGACCCTGTGCAACATGGCGGTCGAGGCCGGGGCCACCTCCGGCGTCTGTCAGCCCGACCTGGTCACCGCCCAATACCTGTGGCCGTTCATTCAAGATGAATATGCCAGCCCCGAGGCGGCGGCGCAGGACTTTGCCAAGTGGCGTTCCGATGCCGATGCCGTCTATGAGCGGGTTCTGACGGTTGACGTCTCCACCTTGGCACCGCAGGTCACCTACGGCTTCAAGCCGGATCTGGTCAAGGATGTGACCGAAATGGAAGGGACCAAGATCGATCAGGTCTACATCGGTTCCTGCACCAACGGCCGCATCGAGGATATCCGCGAGGCCGCCGCGATCATCAAGGGCAAGACCATCGCCGACAGCGTGCGCGGCATCCTGGTGCCGGCCACCCCGGCCATTTACTCCCAGGCCCTGGAGGAAGGGTTGATCAAGATTTTCATGGACAGCGGCTTCTGCGTGCTCAACCCCACCTGCGGCGCCTGTCTGGGCATGAGCAGCGGCGTTCTGGCCGATGGCGAGGTCTGTGCCTCGACCACCAACCGCAACTTCAACGGCCGCATGGGCAAGGGCGGCACGGTCCATCTGATGAGCCCGGCTAGCGCTGCCGCCGCTGCGGTCACCGGCACGATCACCGATCCCCGCCGTTTTTTGCATTGA
- a CDS encoding HNH endonuclease, producing the protein MSTEYPFSSTQIAMALATLHQEASKKTENGFFMLKANYEADNMEISTTRLGRAAGYTNYNTANEQYGSFAHRVCDKLDYTPDKRADGSPIWTSVLCEESAEKDHQGHFQWKLRHQVAKALESLGLVKPIPRTDLLDDIAIRENELANYSAKDREAIVKARIGQGEFRKRLIRFWGGCAVTSCDCMEILVASHIKPWRDCVGKEAIDQMNGLLLLPNLDRAFDRGLISFTDDGQILMARALTDNLAKTLGINQDMRLRKILHYHHVYLKYHRQHIFMENL; encoded by the coding sequence ATGTCTACCGAGTATCCCTTTTCCTCTACCCAGATCGCTATGGCCTTGGCTACCCTACACCAAGAGGCTTCCAAGAAAACCGAAAATGGTTTCTTCATGCTCAAGGCCAATTACGAAGCCGACAACATGGAAATTAGCACCACCCGCCTAGGCCGGGCAGCAGGTTACACCAACTACAATACTGCCAACGAACAGTATGGCTCTTTTGCCCATCGCGTCTGTGACAAACTCGACTATACCCCGGACAAACGAGCTGATGGCAGTCCGATATGGACCTCGGTGCTTTGCGAGGAGAGTGCGGAAAAGGACCATCAGGGCCACTTTCAGTGGAAGCTTCGGCACCAAGTCGCCAAGGCCTTGGAATCCCTCGGTCTAGTCAAACCAATACCCCGGACTGACCTGCTTGATGACATCGCGATTAGAGAGAACGAATTGGCCAACTATTCAGCCAAAGACCGGGAGGCTATCGTCAAGGCCCGCATTGGTCAAGGGGAGTTCCGCAAGCGACTGATCCGCTTCTGGGGTGGCTGCGCCGTTACCAGCTGCGACTGCATGGAAATTCTGGTTGCCTCTCACATTAAGCCTTGGCGCGACTGTGTCGGCAAGGAGGCCATTGATCAAATGAACGGCTTGCTGCTCTTGCCCAATCTGGACCGAGCCTTTGACCGCGGTTTGATCAGCTTTACTGACGATGGCCAAATCCTCATGGCCCGGGCACTCACCGATAACCTCGCCAAAACCCTAGGGATTAACCAGGATATGCGGCTTCGGAAAATCTTGCACTATCACCATGTCTATCTAAAATATCATCGGCAACACATTTTCATGGAGAATTTATAA
- a CDS encoding REP-associated tyrosine transposase, giving the protein MPNYRRAITPGGTFFFTVVTYRRRLLFDHPEARRILRQTVREVQSRYPFIIDAWVLLPDHLHCIWTLPPDDADFSLRWNRIKSTFSKQAKSLFHNEQWVSDSQRKHRESTIWQRRFWEHRIRNEDEYRIGTDYIHYNPVKHGWANQVADWPFSTFHRSVRAGIYPVDLGWAKG; this is encoded by the coding sequence ATGCCCAACTACCGCCGCGCCATTACCCCGGGCGGCACCTTTTTCTTCACCGTCGTCACCTATCGGCGCAGGTTGCTGTTCGATCATCCCGAAGCTCGGCGTATCCTGCGGCAAACGGTTCGGGAGGTCCAATCCAGATACCCTTTCATCATCGACGCCTGGGTGCTTCTTCCGGACCACCTGCACTGCATCTGGACCCTGCCGCCCGATGACGCCGACTTCTCCCTGCGCTGGAACCGGATCAAATCCACCTTTTCCAAACAGGCCAAGTCATTATTTCATAATGAACAATGGGTAAGCGATTCGCAACGCAAACACCGGGAATCCACCATCTGGCAGCGACGATTCTGGGAACATCGGATCAGAAATGAGGACGAATACCGGATAGGTACGGACTACATCCATTACAATCCGGTCAAGCATGGCTGGGCAAACCAGGTGGCGGACTGGCCATTTTCCACCTTCCATCGGTCTGTGCGGGCAGGGATTTATCCGGTTGATTTGGGGTGGGCAAAGGGATGA
- a CDS encoding D-alanyl-D-alanine carboxypeptidase/D-alanyl-D-alanine-endopeptidase → MCRILPPLLLLVVLLLAGGRAGHAATCAAMADLVAQGAYGVADASGRIVDSCNLDQPLVPASVLKIATVSAALSLLGPDYRFRTEVHLDDQHNLFLKGFGDPTLVSEEITVIAAQLRQQGLQRVRTLFIDASAFALETQVPGQEDSDNPYDAPVGPLAVNFNAVPFVKDKAGRIVSGESQTPTLAIMRALGANRPPGRYRVNICAQGCEPDRRTAQYSGELFQALLRQEGIPVDSLGGLRTVPAQGARLILTHLSRQTLTDISRSTLGYSSNFMANLLFLACGAQRFGYPATWSAGQRAVHQQLVRQLGPSSAGAIVQVEGAGLSRDNRMTARTMLRLLAHFRPHGELLNREGETAVKTGTLTGVYNLAGYLPDGQPFVILLNQQVNHRAAILERLKRRFAVSGPAVSGQRIGAATGLPAEK, encoded by the coding sequence ATGTGCCGCATTCTCCCCCCATTGTTGCTGCTCGTCGTCCTCCTGTTGGCCGGCGGGCGGGCGGGGCACGCCGCCACCTGCGCGGCCATGGCCGATCTGGTCGCCCAGGGCGCCTATGGCGTGGCCGACGCCAGCGGCCGCATTGTCGATTCCTGCAATCTCGATCAGCCGCTGGTACCGGCCAGTGTGCTCAAAATCGCCACCGTCTCGGCCGCCCTGTCCCTCCTCGGACCCGATTACCGCTTTCGCACCGAAGTGCACCTCGATGATCAGCACAACCTGTTTCTCAAGGGGTTCGGTGATCCCACCCTGGTGTCCGAAGAAATCACGGTCATTGCCGCCCAATTGCGCCAGCAAGGCCTGCAGCGGGTGCGGACCCTGTTCATCGATGCTTCGGCTTTTGCCTTGGAGACCCAAGTGCCTGGGCAGGAGGATAGCGACAACCCCTACGATGCCCCGGTCGGGCCGCTGGCGGTCAATTTCAACGCGGTGCCGTTTGTCAAGGACAAGGCGGGACGGATTGTCTCCGGCGAATCCCAGACCCCGACCCTGGCGATCATGCGTGCGCTGGGAGCAAACCGGCCGCCCGGTCGCTATCGGGTCAACATCTGCGCCCAGGGGTGCGAGCCTGATCGCCGCACGGCTCAATACTCCGGTGAATTGTTCCAAGCCCTGTTGCGCCAGGAAGGCATTCCCGTGGACAGCCTCGGCGGTCTCCGCACAGTGCCCGCGCAGGGGGCCCGACTCATCCTGACCCACCTGAGCAGGCAGACCCTCACCGACATCAGCCGCTCCACCCTGGGGTATTCGTCCAACTTCATGGCCAACCTCCTGTTTCTTGCCTGCGGCGCCCAGCGGTTCGGCTACCCGGCCACCTGGAGCGCGGGCCAGCGGGCCGTGCATCAGCAACTGGTGCGGCAACTGGGGCCATCCAGCGCCGGGGCCATCGTTCAGGTCGAAGGGGCTGGCCTGTCGAGGGACAACCGGATGACCGCCCGCACCATGCTGCGCCTGCTTGCCCATTTTCGGCCCCACGGCGAACTGTTGAACAGGGAAGGGGAGACGGCGGTCAAAACCGGGACCCTCACCGGCGTGTATAACCTGGCCGGCTACCTGCCCGATGGCCAGCCCTTTGTCATCCTCCTCAACCAACAGGTCAACCACCGGGCGGCCATACTTGAACGACTCAAACGGCGATTCGCTGTGTCCGGCCCAGCTGTCAGCGGCCAGCGTATCGGCGCGGCCACCGGCTTGCCTGCGGAAAAATGA
- a CDS encoding PLP-dependent aminotransferase family protein: protein MENAFSDRITDVPKSFIREILKVTIDSSIISFAGGLPNRTFFPVKGLQQAAHDVFEEAGNEILQYSNSEGYLGLRQFIADRYRTQQGLEIPVEDILITTGSQQGLDLLGKTFLNEGDDLIIEEPGYLGAIQAFAMYRPRFHPVPVFEGGMDIDKLAQVLRERQPKLLYTVTNFQNPSGISYSDDNRRAVAELVQGRSCLIIQDDPYGDLRFSGTPKVSFKRLLSANTVLLGSFSKTVAPALRLGWLVAPPPIMDKLVIAKQAADLHTDYLAQRILYRFLCDNDIDAHIATIIRQYGKQKEAMISAIKDSFPAGVQSTNPEGGMFLWVTLPEGISSMALFEAAIKKKVAFVPGTPFYVDRKDSNTLRLNFSCSDEPTIVEGIKRLGQSIKELL from the coding sequence ATGGAAAACGCATTTTCCGACCGCATCACCGATGTCCCCAAGTCCTTCATTCGCGAGATCCTCAAAGTCACCATTGACTCCTCGATCATCTCCTTTGCCGGCGGCCTGCCCAACCGCACGTTCTTTCCGGTCAAGGGGCTGCAACAGGCGGCCCATGACGTCTTCGAGGAGGCGGGCAACGAGATCCTCCAATACTCGAACTCCGAGGGCTATCTCGGCCTGCGCCAGTTCATCGCCGACCGCTACCGCACCCAGCAGGGGCTGGAAATTCCGGTCGAGGACATCCTCATCACCACCGGTTCGCAGCAGGGGCTCGATCTGCTCGGCAAGACCTTCCTCAACGAAGGCGACGACCTGATCATCGAGGAACCGGGCTACCTTGGTGCCATCCAGGCCTTTGCCATGTACCGGCCCCGCTTCCACCCGGTGCCGGTGTTTGAGGGCGGCATGGACATCGACAAGTTGGCCCAGGTGCTCAGGGAGCGGCAGCCAAAGCTGCTCTACACGGTGACCAATTTCCAGAATCCGAGCGGCATCAGCTACAGCGATGACAACCGCAGGGCCGTGGCCGAGCTGGTGCAGGGCCGCTCCTGCCTGATCATCCAGGACGATCCCTATGGCGACCTGCGTTTCTCCGGCACGCCCAAAGTCTCGTTCAAGCGTCTTCTCTCCGCCAACACCGTGCTGCTCGGTTCATTCTCGAAAACCGTGGCCCCGGCCCTGCGTCTGGGCTGGCTGGTGGCGCCGCCGCCGATCATGGACAAGCTGGTGATCGCCAAACAGGCAGCGGACCTGCACACCGACTATCTGGCGCAGCGCATCCTCTACCGATTCCTCTGCGACAACGACATTGATGCCCATATCGCCACCATCATCCGCCAGTACGGCAAACAGAAGGAGGCGATGATCAGCGCGATCAAAGACTCCTTTCCCGCCGGGGTGCAGTCCACCAACCCGGAGGGCGGCATGTTTCTCTGGGTCACCCTGCCCGAAGGAATCTCGTCGATGGCCCTGTTCGAGGCGGCCATCAAGAAAAAGGTTGCCTTTGTGCCGGGAACCCCTTTCTATGTGGACCGCAAGGACAGCAATACCCTACGCCTGAACTTTTCCTGCTCGGATGAACCGACCATCGTCGAGGGGATCAAACGTTTGGGCCAATCCATCAAGGAACTTTTGTAA
- a CDS encoding TrpB-like pyridoxal phosphate-dependent enzyme, which translates to MKKIVLREDEMPTRWYNVVPDIPNGLLPPLDPETLQPIGPEKLATVFPMSLLEQEMSQERFIDIPQEVLEVYKIWRPSPLVRATKLEEALGTKAKIFFKNESVSPVGSHKPNSAVAQAYYNKREGVKRLTTETGAGQWGSALSLATSKFGMECKVYMVRVSYDQKPYRKFIMQAYGGEVVASPSMDTKTGREILTSDPDTPGSLGMAISEALEDASSRSDTNYALGSVLNHVVLHQSIVGLEAKRQMEIAGEFPDVVIGCCGGGSNFAGLVAPFVPDYLEGKKIEFHGYEPASCPSMTGGKLAYDSGDVAMMTPLLYMYTLGHNFVPPGIHAGGLRYHGMAPIVSALVREGIVIPKAVHQLECFEAGILFARTEGIIPAPESNHAIRGAIIEAMKDPNEPKTILFNLSGTGVIDMPSYDNYLTGKLSDYAYPQEQIEAALARLPKIG; encoded by the coding sequence ATGAAGAAGATTGTGCTGCGCGAAGACGAGATGCCGACCAGATGGTACAATGTGGTCCCTGACATCCCCAACGGCCTGCTGCCTCCCCTGGACCCCGAGACCCTCCAGCCTATCGGCCCGGAAAAGCTGGCCACCGTGTTTCCCATGAGCCTTTTGGAACAGGAAATGAGCCAGGAGCGGTTCATCGACATTCCGCAGGAGGTTCTGGAGGTCTACAAGATCTGGCGCCCCTCGCCCCTGGTTCGCGCCACCAAACTGGAGGAAGCCCTCGGCACCAAGGCCAAGATCTTTTTCAAGAACGAAAGCGTCAGTCCGGTGGGCAGTCACAAACCCAATTCCGCCGTGGCCCAGGCCTACTACAACAAGCGGGAAGGCGTCAAGCGACTGACCACGGAAACCGGCGCCGGCCAGTGGGGGTCTGCGCTGTCGCTCGCCACTTCCAAATTCGGCATGGAGTGCAAGGTGTACATGGTGCGGGTTTCCTATGACCAGAAACCCTACCGCAAATTCATCATGCAGGCCTACGGCGGCGAGGTGGTGGCCAGCCCGAGCATGGACACCAAAACCGGCCGCGAGATCCTGACCAGCGATCCGGACACCCCGGGCTCGCTGGGCATGGCCATCTCCGAAGCTCTTGAGGACGCTTCCAGCCGCAGCGACACCAACTACGCCTTGGGCTCGGTGCTCAACCATGTAGTGCTGCACCAGTCGATCGTCGGCCTGGAGGCCAAGAGGCAGATGGAGATCGCTGGCGAGTTTCCCGACGTGGTCATAGGCTGTTGTGGTGGCGGCTCGAATTTCGCCGGTTTGGTGGCGCCGTTCGTGCCCGATTACCTCGAGGGGAAAAAGATCGAGTTCCACGGGTACGAGCCGGCCTCCTGCCCGTCGATGACCGGCGGCAAGCTGGCCTACGACTCCGGCGATGTGGCCATGATGACGCCGTTGCTCTATATGTACACTCTCGGGCACAACTTCGTGCCGCCGGGTATCCATGCCGGCGGCCTCCGTTACCACGGCATGGCGCCGATCGTTTCCGCCCTGGTCCGCGAGGGGATCGTCATTCCCAAGGCCGTGCATCAGCTGGAGTGCTTCGAGGCCGGTATTCTCTTTGCCCGCACGGAGGGCATCATCCCGGCGCCCGAGAGCAACCATGCCATCCGCGGGGCGATCATCGAGGCGATGAAGGATCCCAACGAACCGAAGACCATCCTTTTCAACCTGTCCGGCACCGGCGTGATCGACATGCCGTCCTACGACAACTATCTGACCGGTAAACTCAGCGATTACGCCTATCCGCAGGAACAGATCGAGGCCGCTCTGGCCCGGCTGCCCAAGATTGGCTGA
- a CDS encoding 3-isopropylmalate dehydratase small subunit has product MKQFGGPAAFIDRSDINTDEIIPAKYLTEITKKALAPHLLEDLYLEGQKFDPHSPEMQEARVLITRSNFGCGSSREHAVWALEVNDINVVIGESFARIFRQNMFNCGILAVELSKDDLDRLFALKGKVTVAVDLEGEKLTATSGDAKVECAFSLNPFDKKLIGAGGWLAFADANY; this is encoded by the coding sequence ATGAAACAGTTTGGCGGCCCCGCGGCCTTTATCGATAGAAGCGACATTAACACCGACGAAATCATCCCGGCCAAGTATCTGACCGAAATCACCAAAAAAGCCTTGGCTCCGCACCTACTGGAAGACCTCTACCTGGAAGGCCAGAAATTTGACCCGCATTCCCCGGAGATGCAGGAGGCGCGGGTGCTGATCACCCGTTCCAACTTCGGTTGCGGTTCCTCCCGCGAGCATGCGGTCTGGGCCCTGGAGGTCAACGACATCAACGTGGTCATCGGCGAGAGCTTTGCCCGGATCTTCCGTCAGAACATGTTCAACTGCGGCATCCTGGCGGTGGAACTGAGCAAGGACGATCTGGACCGCTTGTTTGCCCTCAAGGGCAAGGTGACGGTGGCGGTGGATCTGGAAGGGGAAAAACTGACCGCCACCAGTGGCGATGCCAAGGTTGAATGCGCTTTCAGCCTGAATCCGTTTGACAAGAAGCTGATCGGCGCCGGGGGGTGGCTGGCGTTCGCGGATGCGAATTATTGA
- a CDS encoding PaaI family thioesterase codes for MIQPEIEKHLRNDAFAQWLGATIETIEPGYSRVSLVVSESMLNFHRMTHGGLVFALGDIAFGAASNSHGQTALALNVAINFVRATGVGDHLVAEAKEVQQGGTIALYDIVVSERNSGQLVAKSQATVYRKRQSFV; via the coding sequence ATGATCCAACCTGAAATCGAAAAACACCTCCGCAACGATGCCTTTGCCCAATGGCTGGGCGCCACCATTGAAACCATCGAACCGGGCTACAGCCGGGTGTCACTGGTGGTGAGTGAATCGATGCTCAACTTCCACCGCATGACCCACGGCGGGTTGGTGTTTGCCCTGGGTGACATCGCCTTTGGCGCCGCCAGCAACTCGCACGGCCAGACCGCCCTGGCTCTCAATGTGGCCATCAACTTTGTCCGCGCCACTGGGGTGGGCGATCACCTGGTGGCCGAGGCCAAAGAGGTGCAACAGGGCGGAACCATCGCCCTGTACGATATCGTGGTCAGCGAACGGAACAGCGGCCAACTGGTTGCCAAGAGCCAGGCCACGGTGTACCGTAAACGGCAATCCTTTGTCTGA